The DNA window AGAAGATATCCAAAATCAAACCTTTCGCAGGAAGCAAAAATAACGACCTAAAAATAAGAAGGTGTACTTAATGGATGACTATCTCATACACAATATCCAAATTTGTCTAGAAGATGGACAAATAATACTTGGAGAAATCTTCATTCAAAATGGTAGGATTGCTCGAATATCTGATGAGCCAATACAAAACCATACGGGAAGTAGATTGGATGGTCAAGGGTGTTTAGCGCTTCCAGGTTTTATCGACATTCATATTCATGGGGCAGTTGGTGCTGATTTTATGGATGGCGAAGAAGAAGCAACCATGAGAATTGCGGCATATTTACCTCAAGAGGGGACAACATCTTTTTTAGCAACAACTCTTACTCATTCTCCTCAGCGGATTCAGAAATCAGTAAAAGTGAATTCCAGATTTATGTCTGATTCGATGAATTATGAAGGTGCTGAAATGTTAGGTATTCACTTAGAAGGTCCTTTTATTCATGCAGAACAAGCAGGAGCCCAGCCATTAGAACATATTCGTGAACCTTCCGTTAAGTTAATAAAAGAGTGGTTCGGCGATCAATTGACCCATCTAAAAATAGTCACGTTAGCGCCTGAGCTTGATACAAACTTTGAAATGATTCAATTCCTTCAGAAGAACAGTGTGATTTCATCAGCTGGTCATACAAAAGGAACATATGCAGATATTGAACAAGCTGTTCAACATGGATTATCGCATTTAACCCATTTTACAAATGCTATGAGTGGTTTACACCACAGGGAAATAGGAGTGGTAGGAGCAGGTTTAATGAACGATCAGCTTTTTTGCGAGGTTATTGCTGATGGAATTCATTTATCCGATGATATGTTAAAGCTAATCGTGAAAGTGATCGGTCCAGAGCGATTAATACTTATTACGGATTCGATGCGTGCAAAGGGATTACCAGATGGAAACTACACATTAGCAGATCAAAATGTACAGGTAGTTGGTTCTAAAGCAACTTTAGAGAATGGAGCACTAGCAGGGAGTTTGTTGAAAATGATTGATGCTTTTAAAAAAATACGAAATCTATCCGAATCTACGGTAGAAGATCTAGTAAAAATGACATCGAAGAATGCTGCGAAAAGACTTGGTGTTTACGATAGAAAAGGAAGTATAACAGTTGGAAAAGACGCAGATATTGTTTTACTC is part of the Psychrobacillus sp. FSL H8-0483 genome and encodes:
- the nagA gene encoding N-acetylglucosamine-6-phosphate deacetylase, whose product is MDDYLIHNIQICLEDGQIILGEIFIQNGRIARISDEPIQNHTGSRLDGQGCLALPGFIDIHIHGAVGADFMDGEEEATMRIAAYLPQEGTTSFLATTLTHSPQRIQKSVKVNSRFMSDSMNYEGAEMLGIHLEGPFIHAEQAGAQPLEHIREPSVKLIKEWFGDQLTHLKIVTLAPELDTNFEMIQFLQKNSVISSAGHTKGTYADIEQAVQHGLSHLTHFTNAMSGLHHREIGVVGAGLMNDQLFCEVIADGIHLSDDMLKLIVKVIGPERLILITDSMRAKGLPDGNYTLADQNVQVVGSKATLENGALAGSLLKMIDAFKKIRNLSESTVEDLVKMTSKNAAKRLGVYDRKGSITVGKDADIVLLNHEFDVRYTFCKGRLRYSDD